In Alkalihalobacillus sp. AL-G, the genomic stretch TGCCCGTCACTACCTTTATAAGTTAGGTCAAATCGCTCCGGTAAGTGGAAATCGAGCTGTACAGTCGAAAGTGTCTCTTCTTTTCCGAGTGCTGTCTTAACCTGTACATCCAACTTTGGACCGTAGAATGCCGCTTCTCCTTCCGCTTCAACATAGTTCAGGTCCATATCTTCCATTGTTTCTTTTAACAATGCTTGAGCCTTTTCCCACATTTCATCATTATCGACATACTTTTCCTTATCTTCAGGATCACGATACGATAAGCGGAATTTGTAATCAGAAATACCAAAGTCCTTATAAACCTTTTGAACAAGCTGAACAACACGTATGAATTCATCCTTCAACTGATCCGGACGTACAAAAATGTGTGCATCATTTAACGTCATTGAGCGAACACGTTGCAATCCAGCGAGCGCCCCAGACATTTCATGGCGATGCATCGTTCCGAGCTCCGCAATACGAACCGGTAAATCACGATAGCTGTGCATCGCATTCTTATAAATCATCATGTGGTGCGGACAGTTCATCGGTCTTAACACGAGCTGTTCGTTATCCATTTCTATCGCCGGATACATATCATCTTTATAATGATCCCAGTGGCCAGACGTTTTATATAACTCCACACTCCCGAGGTGAGGGGTGTACACATGGTCATAGCCGAGCTTGATCTCTGTATCAACAATATAACGTTCAATGACACGGCGAATCGTCGCACCCTTCGGCAGCCAGATCGGAAGCCCTTGACCAACCGTTTGGGAAATTGTAAAAATATCAAGTTCTTTCCCTAGCTTACGATGGTCACGCTCTTTCGCCTCTTCAAGGTAATGCAAGTGCTCTTCAAGCTCTGATTTCTTGTTAAAAGCTGTGCCATAAACGCGCTGCAGCATTTGGTTGTCACTATCCCCGCGCCAGTATGCTCCTGACAGGTTCATCAGCTTGAAAACTTTAAGCTTGCTCGTTTGTGGAACGTGCGGACCCCGGCAAAGATCAGAAAATTCACCTTGATGATAAAGGGTAATCGGTTCTCCTTCTGGAATCGCACCAATCAATTCAACTTTCAGCTCATCTCCAATTTCTTCGTAACGACGAAGCGCTTCGTCTCGTGATACTTCCTCCCGAGTAATCTCTAGATTTTCATCGACAATTCGTTTCATCTCTTTTTCAATTTTTGGGAAGTCTTCCTCCGTCAATCGGTGTTCCATATCAATATCGTAGTAAAACCCGTTTTCAATAACAGGGCCGACACCAAGCTTGATTTTTTCATCAGAGAAGACCCTCTTGATCGCCTGTGCCATTAGGTGGGCTGAGCTGTGACGGATGATTTCCAAGCCTTCTTCAGAATCTGGTGTAACGATGGTGATCACACCGTCTTGTTCGATTGGACGACGTAAATCGATAACCTGATCGTCAAGCTTTCCAGCGATCGCTTTCTTTCTTAAACCAGGACTGATCGATGATGCAATCTCTTCTGTCGTGACTCCTCGTTCAAATTCTTTGACGTTTCCATCTGGGAACGTAATTTTAACCTGTGACATAGCGGTTCACACTCCTGTATTATTTCTAGACTTAATTTCCTGTTCAAGCATTTCCTTAATACGTTCTACTGACATAGATTCAGATTTATTTTCACTATATTTTCTGACGTTTACCGTATTCGAGCTCACTTCATCATCACCAACGACAATCATGTAAGGTGCTTTTTCCATTTGGGCTGCTCGTATTTTATATCCGAGCTTTTCCTCTCTTGTATCCAATTCTGTCCTTATCCCAAGTTCTTTAAGCTGATCGGCAACATGAACACAATATTCCTGATGCACGCTTGAAACAGGCAAAACTTTCACTTGGACCGGTGCGAGCCACGTTGGGAACGCTCCCCCATAATGCTCCACCAATATACCGAAAAAGCGGTCGATCGAACCGAAAATGGCACGGTGGATGATGACAGGTCTTTCCTTCTCATTCCGTTCATCGATATAAGATAGATTGAATTTCTCTGGCATTTGGAAGTCAACTTGAATCGTCGCACATTGATGACTTCGGTTCAATGCATCACGGATATGGAAATCAATCTTTGGTCCGTAAAACGCGCCATCCCCCTCATTAATCGTAAAATCAAGGTTTAAATTATTGAGCACATTTTCAAGCGCACCTTCTGCTTTTTCCCATAATGCATTCTCACCCATCGAATCATCGGGACGTGTGGAAAGTTCAATCGTAAACTCGAACCCGAACGTCGAATAAATCTCATCGATTAAATGAATAACTGCCTTTATTTCACCTTCAATTTGATCTGGAGTGACGAAAATATGAGCATCATCCTGACAAAATGTTCGAACTCGGATCATTCCATTTAATGCACCACTGTATTCGTGTCGATGAACTTGACCGAATTCAGCCATTCGAATCGGTAAGTCTCGATAGGAATGGAGTTTATCCTTATAGATAAGCATGTGG encodes the following:
- the thrS gene encoding threonine--tRNA ligase, with amino-acid sequence MSQVKITFPDGNVKEFERGVTTEEIASSISPGLRKKAIAGKLDDQVIDLRRPIEQDGVITIVTPDSEEGLEIIRHSSAHLMAQAIKRVFSDEKIKLGVGPVIENGFYYDIDMEHRLTEEDFPKIEKEMKRIVDENLEITREEVSRDEALRRYEEIGDELKVELIGAIPEGEPITLYHQGEFSDLCRGPHVPQTSKLKVFKLMNLSGAYWRGDSDNQMLQRVYGTAFNKKSELEEHLHYLEEAKERDHRKLGKELDIFTISQTVGQGLPIWLPKGATIRRVIERYIVDTEIKLGYDHVYTPHLGSVELYKTSGHWDHYKDDMYPAIEMDNEQLVLRPMNCPHHMMIYKNAMHSYRDLPVRIAELGTMHRHEMSGALAGLQRVRSMTLNDAHIFVRPDQLKDEFIRVVQLVQKVYKDFGISDYKFRLSYRDPEDKEKYVDNDEMWEKAQALLKETMEDMDLNYVEAEGEAAFYGPKLDVQVKTALGKEETLSTVQLDFHLPERFDLTYKGSDGQDHRPVVIHRGVVSTMERFVAFLIEEYKGALPTWLAPVQAMVIPVSSVHMDYAYKVRDELKANGIRVEVDSREEKIGYKIREAQMMKTPYMLVVGDQEIEDNAVNVRKYGEQKSETVSFESFRDNLIAEIERS